TTTATTTGATGTATTAACTGCTATTCAAAGGTCTGAAATGGTTATGAGGATAGTTAGTGAAATAGAAAGATATATATGTGAACTAGGCAATGAAGGAAGACTAATTGATATGCAATTAAGCGAGTTAATAAAGAGTGTAGAAGAGGATGGTATTTTACTTATAAGGGATTATTGTAGGAGTAATATGGAATATGAGGATATATACAAACAAATACAGGGGCTTTCATCAGAAGAGCTTTTAAACTTAGAAGGATTATCAAAAATTATAGGATATACGGGAGTACCATTAGTTGATACACTTATTTCACCTCGAGGATATAGGATGATTAACAAAATACCACGAATACCGAGTAATGTAATAGAAAATTTAGTGGCTAATTTTAATCAATTAAAATGTGTAATGGAAGCATCCTATGAGCAATTAGATAATGTAGAAGGTATTGGAGAAGCTAGAGCTAAGGCTATAAAAAATGGATTAAGAAGGCTTAGAGAGCAAATAATGCTAGATAAAGTATAGCACAAAGTATTAAAATACTTTGTGCTATACTTTATCTCATACTATATTTACCTAATGTACTTATCTTATTATATTCTTTTAATAAGATATCATATAGATTTAAATCTAATAAGTTACATAGGGAAGTCAAATAAAATAAACTATTACCAATTTCTCTTTCAATTACATCTCTACAGTTATCACAAAGTTCACCATTAACATGAGATTTCAAACAATTTCTAAGACCCTCTATATCTATACCGTCAGAAGGCAATTTTTGTTTTTCTGCGTTAACTGAAATACAACCACAGTTAGTTATTGACTTAGCTATAGCTCTATTTACTCTAGCATTAGATTCACTATATTTGGTTAAAATATCTAATATACTCTTATGTCTTAAAAGAGAATCATTAACAGAATTTTGAAAATCATCAAAGATTACATCTTTCATAGGGTTCAACTCCTTATAAAGATTTCATATGTGTACTATAAACTATTATAGGTTTCTATCATTAACCTTGTCAATAAGTGTATAAGTTAAATCATATCTATATCATAAATTAAAATGAATATTTTTTATAGGGGGATACTTGTGTTAAATAATACCTATAGATGGTGAAAGAAGGAAATGGAAAAAATATGAAGAATATATATAATAGTAAAGTATCAACAATTCTAATAGAAAAAATAAAAATCATAATATAAAAGAAAACAAATCTTAAACAAAGTGTATATTTTCATAAATAATTATTAATTATTTTTATGATTATTGAAAATTAATAATTATTAATATATATTAAATATAAAAAGGATTGAAAATCTTAATAATTGTTAACAATTATTAAGAGGAGGTGAGTGGATGTTAAATAAAATATTAAAATGGCTTTTTACCATAATAGGATTAGCATTAGGTTACATAATTGGAGGATTAATTATGTCAACTACCTATTTTTCTAATTTATCTTATTTTAATGGAAGTCAAGTTAAGTCAGCTTTCTTTTTAATTTTATGTTCTATAATTTTTGGAATAATATTATTTCTTATATCCCCATGGATAAATTCTATAATATTAAAAATAATGGATTATATAGTAAGAAGTTTGCAAAAATTATCTGCAAATGAAATTGTATTTGGAACTGTTGGTGCTATACTAGGATTAGCTATATCAGCTTTATTTGTTAACTTATTAGCTAAAATACCTGTGATAGGAGTAATATTGGCCGTAGTTGTTGCTATTATTATGGCAGCCTTAGGAGCTAACATTGCAATTAAAAGAAAAGAAGAATTAATATCACTTTTTTCTAATATAAAAAGGAATTCAGCAACTAAGGAAAAAAAGACAAAGTCTAATAAAAATAATAGTGCAACTCCTAAAGTATTAGATACATCTGTTATAATAGATGGAAGAATATTTGATATATGTCAAACAGAATTTATAGAAGGAACTTTGGTAATACCTACATTTGTTTTAGCAGAGCTTAGACATATAGCTGATTCTTCAGATGGATTAAAGCGAAATAGAGGTAGAAGAGGATTAGACATACTAAATAAAATACAAAAAGAATTAAATATTGATGTACAAATATACGAAAAGGACTTTCCGGAAATAGCAGAGGTAGATAGTAAGTTATTAAAATTAGCTCAAGTTTTAAATGGTAAAGTAATAACTAATGATTATAATTTAAATAAAGTAGCTGAATTTCAAGGAGTACCTGTATTGAATATAAATGAATTAGCAAATGCAGTAAAGCCTGTTGTGTTACCAGGAGAAGAAATGAATATCCAAATTGTTAAGGATGGTAAAGAGGCTAATCAAGGAATAGCTTATTTTGATGATGGAACAATGATTGTAGTAGAAGGTGCTAAAAAGCGTATAGGACAAAATTTAGATGTAGTAGTAACTTCTGTTTTACAAACAGCAGCGGGAAGAATGATTTTTGCTAAGAAAAAAGAGGAGTCTTAGTATGAGTAAAAATTCTGTTATTATAGTTGCTGCAGGAAAAGGAAAAAGAATGAATAGCAATATAAGTAAACAGTTTTTAAAAATAAAAAATAAACCTATTCTTTATTATACTTTAAACAAATTTTCTAATCATAAAGCTATAGATGAAATAGTGTTGGTTACTTTAGAAGACAAAATAGAAGTTTGTAAGAACATTATAAAAAAATATAATATTGATAAAATATCTAAAATAGTTTCAGGAGGTAGAGAAAGACAGGATTCTGTTTATAATGGATTAAAGGCTGTATCAAAGGATTGTGATGTAGTATTAATTCATGATGCAGCTAGACCTTTTGTTACTAGTAATATTATAGATGATGGTATAAAATATGCAAAAAAATATGAAGCTGCTGCCTGTGGAGTAACTCCAAAGGATACTATAAAAATAAAGGATAAAAAAGGATTTTCAATAGATACTCCTAATAGGGAAGATTTATTTATAGTTCAAACTCCTCAATGTTTTAGTTACAATGTAATATTAGATTGTCATGAAAATTTAAAAAGACATAATAGAAAAGTTACAGATGATACTATGGTTTTGGAAATGTATGGTAAGTCAGTATATTTATATGAAGGTAGCTATAGCAATATAAAAATAACAACTCCTGAAGATTTAATATTAGGAGAACAAATATTAGAAAAGCTAACTTAGAAATAAAACTCGTCCTAATAAGGGGCGAGTTTTGCTTACATTTTGAGAAT
Above is a window of Clostridium sporogenes DNA encoding:
- a CDS encoding PIN/TRAM domain-containing protein; this translates as MLNKILKWLFTIIGLALGYIIGGLIMSTTYFSNLSYFNGSQVKSAFFLILCSIIFGIILFLISPWINSIILKIMDYIVRSLQKLSANEIVFGTVGAILGLAISALFVNLLAKIPVIGVILAVVVAIIMAALGANIAIKRKEELISLFSNIKRNSATKEKKTKSNKNNSATPKVLDTSVIIDGRIFDICQTEFIEGTLVIPTFVLAELRHIADSSDGLKRNRGRRGLDILNKIQKELNIDVQIYEKDFPEIAEVDSKLLKLAQVLNGKVITNDYNLNKVAEFQGVPVLNINELANAVKPVVLPGEEMNIQIVKDGKEANQGIAYFDDGTMIVVEGAKKRIGQNLDVVVTSVLQTAAGRMIFAKKKEES
- the ispD gene encoding 2-C-methyl-D-erythritol 4-phosphate cytidylyltransferase, with translation MSKNSVIIVAAGKGKRMNSNISKQFLKIKNKPILYYTLNKFSNHKAIDEIVLVTLEDKIEVCKNIIKKYNIDKISKIVSGGRERQDSVYNGLKAVSKDCDVVLIHDAARPFVTSNIIDDGIKYAKKYEAAACGVTPKDTIKIKDKKGFSIDTPNREDLFIVQTPQCFSYNVILDCHENLKRHNRKVTDDTMVLEMYGKSVYLYEGSYSNIKITTPEDLILGEQILEKLT
- a CDS encoding DUF1573 domain-containing protein; protein product: MKDVIFDDFQNSVNDSLLRHKSILDILTKYSESNARVNRAIAKSITNCGCISVNAEKQKLPSDGIDIEGLRNCLKSHVNGELCDNCRDVIEREIGNSLFYLTSLCNLLDLNLYDILLKEYNKISTLGKYSMR